The Nitrososphaerales archaeon genomic sequence GCCTGCTGCATAAACCCTCGATGGTTTCAGCAAGTTTTCTGGAAGTACTCCTGTACCTCCACTAAATGGAGTTCTTTTAGTTAACTTGTCTATCCCACGCTTATAATCCCAGTAATCATTTAGTAAATCAACACTTGCATGCAAACATGCCACACCTACATACGTTAAAAGAGCGTAAAATGGATCAAATTCTTGAAACTTCCACCATGATGCAGCTAAACCAACGCTTACTGCTATTACCGAAGCTAACAGAAACCTTATCCTTATTGCTCTTAACCAGTTCGAAAGCATCAAACTAGAGATTCATCACTTATAGGTAAAGGCTTCCTTCCTACGAATCCTTCATTTTTGCCGTGCCAGAACTTCACCTCCTCTTCGCCAGCCTTCCAACACAGCCATACCTCCTCATTAAACCTCATTGATGGGAAATCAAGTAGGCCTTCATCAACACTCTTTATCATCACACCGGTACTTTCCAGATCTTCTATTGCTCTGTAAAGGTTTGACATGGCAGCATTAAGTTCTTGCTTCTTCAAC encodes the following:
- a CDS encoding DUF2203 domain-containing protein, with product MFEYYTPQRANKVLPEVKRKFNLIVAIRDQIINIQEQLQQLLDSDASLKRYMLKKQELNAAMSNLYRAIEDLESTGVMIKSVDEGLLDFPSMRFNEEVWLCWKAGEEEVKFWHGKNEGFVGRKPLPISDESLV